In the genome of Xyrauchen texanus isolate HMW12.3.18 chromosome 33, RBS_HiC_50CHRs, whole genome shotgun sequence, one region contains:
- the daglb gene encoding diacylglycerol lipase-beta — protein sequence MPGMVVFGRRWRIASDDLVFPGAFELFVRSLCWIGTLILYTNHKGRFDCKGGTVLHNYLVVLLVLLAVIILTLCAIVYISAQGTIMSPGPRRSMPALVYLRALLYIPELIWACLGALWVSDNSTGCAPADVGAVIGAVVSSWIILLSMAVGVLIVFDPLGSQRLTALMDDHSGLRDMESSESSQLFYTARTMATRVWESRLRLLCCCLPQDDNHRAAFSSIAQLVSSFFMDTDLVPSDIAAGLALLHQEQDKMEQCRDPDEVLLHSPSSPIREDLEIELEKAAHCMQFAAAAYGWPMYIYSNPLTGLCKLSGDCCRNRQVEYDLVGGDSLGCHFTSILQSTGLQYRDFIHISFHNQIYEIPFFVALDHKREAVLVAVRGTLSLKDLLTDLSAECENLSVEGVSGICYAHKGMSQAANYIYKKLVNDGILSQAFNIAPEYKLVITGHSLGAGTASLLAVLLRSTHPTLECYSFSPPGGLMSKALADYSKQFVISVVLGKDLVPRLSIPNIEDLKRRILKMVSNCSKSKYKILMHGCWYEVFGGTPDDFPTEMENRQEEELNQPLLGEESLLVQRSSTYQQSCNDSPTQPTHLPLYLPGRIMYITEEGPTRRHCFSQVRYRAEWSSEAAFRNVLISPRMIADHMPDVVLRALHSLTRDRPFALCPSSMSNSHLNVI from the exons ATGCCTGGGATGGTGGTATTCGGACGCCGGTGGCGGATCGCCAGCGATGATCTTGTGTTTCCCGGTGCCTTCGAATTATTTGTCAGATCGCTGTG CTGGATTGGGACCTTAATTCTGTACACCAACCATAAGGGTCGATTTGACTGTAAAGGTGGAACAGTTTTGCATAATTACCTTGTTGTGCTTCTTGTGCTACTGGCAGTCATTATCTTGACACTGTGTGCAATTGTTTACATCAGTGCTCAAG gAACCATAATGAGTCCAGGGCCTCGCCGCTCTATGCCAGCCCTGGTGTATCTCCGCGCCCTCCTGTACATCCCTGAGTTAATATGGGCCTGTCTCGGGGCTTTATGGGTCTCTGACAACAGCACGGGATGTGCGCCAGCAGATGTTGGAGCTGTGATAGGAGCTGTGGTTTCCAG CTGGATCATCCTTCTCTCCATGGCAGTAGGTGTGCTCATTGTGTTTGACCCGCTGGGCAGCCAGAGACTGACTGCTCTGATGGATGATCACTCAGGCCTGAGGGACATGGAGAGCAGCGAATCCTCTCAGCTCTTTTACACTGCACGCACGATGGCCACACGGGTGTGGGAGAGTCGGCTACGTCTGCTCTGCTGCTGCCTGCCACAGGACGACAACCACCGCGCAGCCTTCTCAAGCATCGCCCAGCTAGTCAGCAGCTTCTTCATG GATACAGACCTGGTGCCCAGTGACATTGCTGCTGGTCTGGCCCTTCTGCATCAGGAACAGGATAAAATGGAGCAATGTCGAGACCCTGATGAGGTCCTGCTTCACAGCCCTTCCTCCCCCATA AGAGAAGATCTGGAGATTGAGCTTGAGAAAGCTGCTCACTGTATGCAGTTTGCTGCAGCTGCATATGGCTGGCCAATGTACATCTACTCAAACCCCCTCACTGGACTTTGCAAACTCAGTGGAGATTG CTGCCGAAACCGTCAAGTAGAGTACGACCTAGTTGGAGGAGACAGCCTTGGTTGCCATTTCACCTCCATATTACAGAGCACAGGACTGCAGTACAGAGATTTCATCCACATCAGCTTTCATAACCAG ATCTATGAGATCCCATTTTTCGTGGCGTTGGATCATAAAAGAGAGGCCGTCCTGGTTGCTGTGAGGGGAACTCTGTCTCTCAAG GATCTGTTGACAGACCTCTCCGCTGAATGTGAGAATCTGTCTGTTGAAGGCGTGTCAGGAATCTGCTATGCTCACAAG GGCATGTCTCAAGCCGCAAACTACATCTACAAGAAACTAGTCAATGATGGTATTTTGAGCCAGGCATTCAACATTGCACCA gaGTATAAGCTGGTGATCACAGGACATAGTCTTGGTGCAGGAACAGCATCATTGTTGGCTGTGCTTCTACGCAGCACACACCCGACGCTGGAGTGTTACTCTTTCTCTCCACCAGGGGGCCTGATGAG TAAAGCACTAGCTGATTACTCAAAGCAGTTTGTTATCTCAGTGGTGCTTGGAAAAGACCTTGTGCCCAG ACTGAGTATTCCAAACATAGAGGACTTAAAAAGAAGAATATTAAAAATGGTATCTAATTGCAGTAAATCAAAG TACAAGATATTAATGCATGGCTGCTGGTACGAAGTGTTTGGAGGAACCCCTGATGATTTCCCCACCGAGATGGAAAACCGGCAGGAGGAAGAGCTAAATCAGCCGTTGCTAGGCGAGGAGAGCCTGTTAGTTCAGCGCTCATCCACTTATCAGCAATCATGCAATGACTCGCCCACCCAACCCACCCACTTACCCCTATACCTGCCCGGTCGTATCATGTACATCACAGAGGAGGGACCCACACGCAG ACACTGTTTCTCTCAGGTGAGGTACCGTGCTGAGTGGTCCAGTGAGGCGGCGTTCCGTAATGTTCTGATCAGCCCGAGGATGATTGCTGATCACATGCCTGATGTGGTTCTCCGGGCCCTGCACAGTCTCACCCGTGACCGTCCATTTGCTCTCTGCCCCTCTTCCATGAGCAACAGCCACCTGAACGTCATTTGA